A stretch of the Planktothricoides raciborskii GIHE-MW2 genome encodes the following:
- the ftsH2 gene encoding ATP-dependent zinc metalloprotease FtsH2 — MKASWRIILLWALPALVIGFFVWQSAFAPTGAELTQNTASARMSYGRFLEYLDVGRVTSVDLFDSGRTAIVEAVDPDLDNRVQRFRVDLPGNAPELISRLRESEISFDIHPMSNNGAILGILGNLIFPVLLIAGLFFLFRRSNGVPGGPGQAMNFAKSKARFQMEAKTGVMFDDVAGIEEAKEELQEVVTFLKKPERFTAVGARIPKGVLLVGPPGTGKTLLAKAIAGEAGVPFFSISGSEFVEMFVGVGASRVRDLFKKAKENAPCIIFIDEIDAVGRQRGAGIGGGNDEREQTLNQLLTEMDGFEGNTGIIIIAATNRPDVLDSALLRPGRFDRQVTVDTPDIKGRLEILDVHARNKKLSDEISLEAIARRTPGFTGADLANLLNEAAILTARRRKEAITMLEIDDAVDRVIAGMEGTPLVDSKSKRLIAYHEVGHAIVGTLVKDHDPVQKVTLIPRGQAQGLTWFTPGEEQFLISKSQLMARIMGALGGRVAEQVIFGDAEVTTGAGNDLQQVTGMARQMVTRFGMSDLGPLSLETQQGEVFLGRDLMTRSEYSEEIAARIDAQVRSIVEHCYDMTTKIIKDNRVVMDRLVDLLVEKETIDGEEFRQIVAEYTNVPEKEQFVPQL, encoded by the coding sequence ATGAAAGCTTCCTGGAGAATCATCTTACTTTGGGCATTACCTGCATTAGTCATTGGATTTTTTGTGTGGCAAAGCGCATTTGCTCCAACTGGCGCTGAGTTGACGCAAAATACCGCCAGTGCGCGGATGAGCTATGGCCGATTTTTAGAATATCTGGACGTGGGTCGAGTCACCAGCGTCGATCTATTTGACAGCGGTCGCACCGCTATTGTTGAAGCGGTCGATCCAGATTTGGATAACCGAGTTCAGCGTTTCCGGGTGGACTTACCGGGGAATGCGCCCGAACTGATTAGCCGTCTGCGAGAATCGGAAATTAGTTTTGATATTCATCCGATGTCTAACAATGGCGCAATTTTAGGCATTTTAGGCAATTTAATTTTCCCCGTTTTGTTAATCGCTGGATTGTTCTTCCTATTTCGTCGTTCCAATGGCGTTCCTGGCGGCCCAGGTCAAGCCATGAACTTTGCTAAATCTAAGGCACGGTTCCAAATGGAAGCCAAAACCGGCGTGATGTTTGATGATGTAGCCGGAATTGAAGAAGCTAAAGAAGAACTCCAGGAAGTGGTGACTTTTCTGAAAAAGCCCGAACGGTTTACCGCTGTGGGTGCGCGTATTCCCAAAGGGGTGCTGTTAGTCGGCCCGCCGGGAACCGGGAAAACTCTGTTGGCTAAGGCGATCGCTGGTGAAGCAGGCGTACCTTTCTTCAGTATTTCTGGTTCTGAATTTGTGGAAATGTTTGTCGGGGTTGGGGCGTCTCGCGTCCGTGACCTGTTCAAGAAAGCCAAAGAAAATGCTCCTTGCATCATCTTTATTGATGAAATTGACGCCGTAGGTCGTCAACGGGGTGCCGGTATTGGCGGTGGTAACGATGAACGGGAACAAACTCTCAACCAGTTACTTACGGAAATGGATGGGTTTGAAGGCAATACTGGGATTATTATTATTGCCGCTACCAACCGCCCAGATGTGCTGGATTCGGCTTTGTTGCGTCCCGGTCGCTTTGACCGTCAAGTCACTGTGGATACCCCAGATATTAAGGGTCGCTTAGAAATCTTGGATGTCCACGCTCGGAATAAGAAATTGTCCGATGAAATTTCTTTGGAGGCGATCGCTCGTCGGACTCCTGGTTTTACGGGTGCTGACCTGGCTAACCTGCTCAACGAAGCCGCCATTCTCACCGCCCGTCGCCGCAAAGAAGCGATTACCATGCTGGAAATTGATGATGCCGTTGATCGCGTCATCGCCGGGATGGAAGGCACTCCCCTAGTGGACAGCAAGAGCAAACGCTTGATTGCTTATCACGAAGTTGGACACGCGATCGTGGGCACCCTGGTCAAAGATCACGACCCCGTACAAAAAGTCACCTTAATTCCTCGTGGACAAGCCCAAGGTCTGACCTGGTTCACCCCTGGGGAAGAGCAGTTTCTCATTTCCAAATCTCAACTCATGGCTCGGATCATGGGTGCTCTGGGCGGTCGGGTCGCCGAACAAGTCATCTTTGGGGATGCGGAAGTCACCACCGGCGCCGGAAATGACCTGCAACAAGTCACCGGAATGGCTCGCCAAATGGTGACTCGCTTCGGGATGTCAGATTTAGGCCCCTTATCTTTAGAAACCCAACAAGGTGAAGTGTTCTTAGGTCGGGATTTAATGACCCGTTCGGAATACTCTGAGGAAATTGCCGCCCGCATTGATGCTCAGGTGCGAAGCATTGTCGAACATTGCTACGACATGACCACCAAAATCATCAAAGACAACCGGGTAGTCATGGATCGCTTAGTGGATTTATTGGTGGAAAAAGAAACCATTGACGGTGAAGAATTCCGTCAAATCGTGGCTGAATACACCAATGTTCCCGAAAAAGAGCAGTTTGTGCCCCAACTGTAG
- a CDS encoding TM0106 family RecB-like putative nuclease — protein MLITDKILFNYQRCQRKSYMNLYGNPSEQSPLSDLMEKIHQDSYAYRQSILDQVAYQEPLYQPGDWSSGAQATLDLMKQGVDCIANGVLLVDAHPFQEVSALSSVAEPMSFSHREMPIWLLGDLDGVTLVSFPSLLMKKTGASDLGDWYYQPIDIKFSKRPKRDYQMIGAFHAQLLAAIQGLLPDAGLILREKGHYFVDVTKWLNLMQQTFFDCLQMLQTATEPEVFISRHPCETCQWYDSCYAIASANRHLSLLPGVTPTRYHALKQLNINTWEALAAANPVDLIPYFEETCQNHPVEQVTQAIVLQAQACLQNQAIALTNSEKHSNSFTPEQLPVAQIELYFDIEAQPELNLSFLHGVLKVDRTQTTPDNKPLETFHYFLAETPADEGLMWENFLQFVWEYPTAPIFHFCPYEAQEIKNLAKRYHTPASRWRPIIPRLIDVHALVTRHVVMPVESYSLKAIARSLGFQWRDPASSGAQCIVWYDQWLKTKTENLADPASQTKNEYLESILIYNEDDCRATYVVKDWLVKFLT, from the coding sequence ATGCTAATCACTGACAAAATTCTCTTTAATTATCAACGCTGCCAAAGAAAATCATATATGAACCTTTATGGCAATCCGAGCGAACAGTCGCCCTTAAGCGATCTGATGGAAAAAATCCATCAAGATAGTTATGCTTACCGCCAAAGCATTCTAGATCAAGTGGCCTATCAAGAACCCTTGTATCAACCGGGGGACTGGTCTAGCGGCGCCCAGGCTACCTTAGACCTAATGAAACAAGGAGTTGACTGCATTGCTAACGGCGTGCTGCTAGTTGACGCCCACCCATTCCAGGAAGTTTCTGCCTTATCCTCCGTTGCCGAACCGATGAGTTTTTCTCATCGGGAAATGCCGATTTGGTTGCTGGGAGACTTAGACGGCGTGACTTTAGTCAGTTTTCCCAGCTTATTAATGAAAAAAACCGGGGCTTCTGACTTGGGAGATTGGTATTACCAACCCATTGATATTAAGTTTAGCAAACGACCCAAGCGCGATTATCAAATGATTGGCGCTTTTCATGCCCAGTTACTAGCGGCCATTCAAGGGTTATTGCCCGATGCTGGCTTAATTTTACGGGAGAAAGGACATTATTTTGTCGATGTGACCAAATGGCTGAACCTGATGCAGCAAACTTTTTTCGATTGTTTGCAAATGCTGCAAACCGCCACCGAACCAGAAGTTTTTATCAGCCGTCATCCTTGCGAAACTTGCCAATGGTATGACAGTTGTTATGCGATCGCCTCAGCAAATCGTCACCTTTCTCTATTGCCCGGAGTCACCCCTACTCGTTATCATGCTTTAAAACAACTCAACATTAACACTTGGGAAGCTTTGGCCGCAGCGAACCCCGTTGATTTGATTCCTTATTTTGAAGAAACTTGTCAGAATCATCCCGTTGAACAAGTGACTCAAGCAATTGTTTTACAAGCCCAAGCTTGCCTACAAAATCAGGCGATCGCTCTGACCAACTCTGAAAAACACTCTAATTCTTTTACCCCCGAACAATTGCCCGTCGCCCAGATTGAATTATATTTTGATATTGAAGCCCAACCGGAGCTAAATTTATCCTTTTTACATGGAGTTTTAAAAGTAGATCGCACCCAAACCACCCCAGATAATAAACCCCTAGAAACCTTTCATTATTTTCTGGCGGAGACACCGGCTGATGAAGGACTAATGTGGGAAAATTTTTTACAATTTGTCTGGGAATATCCCACCGCCCCGATTTTTCATTTTTGTCCCTATGAAGCCCAAGAAATTAAAAATCTGGCCAAACGATATCACACTCCTGCCAGCCGCTGGCGACCCATCATCCCTCGCTTAATTGATGTTCATGCCCTCGTCACCCGTCATGTGGTGATGCCCGTAGAAAGTTACTCCCTGAAAGCGATCGCTCGTTCCCTAGGGTTTCAATGGCGCGATCCAGCATCCAGCGGCGCTCAATGTATTGTTTGGTACGATCAATGGTTAAAAACTAAAACCGAAAATCTAGCTGATCCTGCCTCACAGACTAAGAATGAATATTTAGAATCCATTCTGATTTATAATGAAGATGACTGCCGAGCCACTTATGTGGTTAAAGATTGGCTGGTAAAATTTTTAACTTAG
- a CDS encoding diflavin flavoprotein, protein MTENTKPKDLQIAVIERETKILRSRTWDRLKFEVEYSLGKGTTANSYLIQADQSAIIDPPGESFTENYLESLQLRLDWNSLNYVIIQHFNTNRGATLKALLALSPQITFVCSNPAAIKLREYFAEETLNIQVVRGEDTLDLGQGHQLQFIANPTPKWPDSLITYDPLTQILFTDKFFGAHICGDQIADEGWTIYDEDRRFYFDCLHAPQAKQVMATLDKIADLPAIKLYAPGHGPLVRYGMTELTRNYREWCSQQKSQTLKVALLYASAYGNTATVAGAIAKGLTRAGIDVDSINCESAQASEIQATIEQCDGFIIGSPTLGGHAPTQIQSALGIVLNTAAKNKLAGVFGSFGWSGEAIDLLESKLKDAGYQFGFDPIRVKFTPTDVTLQTCEEAAIDFAQTLKRSQKLRTAKPSVTAGGSDRTAQAVGRIVGSLCVVSVKRGDVTSGMLASWVSQATFNPPGLTIAVAKDRAMESLTHNGDKFVLNILAEGRQLRKHFMKRFAPGEDRFSGLNTTEAANGCPILMDALAYLECVVKDRIECGDHWVIYAVVENGKLLNDNGVTAVHYRNTGSHY, encoded by the coding sequence ATGACAGAAAATACCAAACCAAAAGATTTACAAATTGCCGTTATAGAACGAGAAACGAAGATTTTGCGATCGCGCACTTGGGATCGCTTAAAATTTGAAGTAGAATATAGCTTAGGCAAAGGCACCACCGCCAATAGTTATCTGATTCAAGCTGACCAAAGCGCCATCATTGACCCTCCGGGGGAATCATTCACCGAAAATTATCTGGAATCTTTGCAGTTACGGTTAGATTGGAATTCGTTGAATTATGTGATTATTCAACATTTCAATACCAATCGGGGAGCAACTTTAAAAGCTTTATTGGCCTTGTCGCCGCAAATTACTTTTGTTTGCTCCAATCCAGCGGCGATTAAACTACGAGAATATTTTGCCGAAGAAACATTAAATATTCAAGTAGTCCGAGGGGAAGATACCCTCGATTTAGGTCAAGGCCATCAATTACAATTTATTGCCAACCCCACCCCCAAATGGCCCGATAGTTTAATCACTTACGATCCCCTGACCCAAATACTATTTACCGATAAGTTTTTTGGCGCTCATATTTGCGGGGATCAAATTGCCGATGAAGGCTGGACAATTTATGACGAAGATCGGCGTTTTTATTTTGATTGTTTGCACGCCCCCCAAGCGAAACAAGTGATGGCAACGCTGGATAAAATCGCCGATTTACCGGCGATTAAACTATATGCCCCCGGTCACGGCCCATTAGTTCGCTATGGGATGACAGAATTAACCAGAAATTATCGCGAATGGTGTAGTCAACAAAAGTCACAAACGTTAAAAGTTGCCTTACTTTATGCTTCCGCTTATGGCAATACGGCCACCGTTGCCGGGGCGATCGCCAAAGGCTTAACTCGTGCGGGAATTGATGTAGATTCTATTAACTGTGAATCTGCCCAAGCATCAGAAATTCAAGCGACGATCGAACAATGCGACGGATTTATTATTGGTTCGCCCACCCTGGGAGGTCATGCCCCTACCCAAATTCAAAGTGCATTAGGAATTGTCCTGAATACGGCAGCCAAAAATAAATTAGCCGGGGTGTTTGGATCGTTTGGTTGGAGTGGGGAAGCGATCGACTTACTGGAAAGCAAACTAAAAGACGCGGGCTATCAATTTGGCTTTGACCCCATTCGCGTCAAATTTACCCCCACCGATGTTACTTTGCAAACCTGCGAGGAAGCCGCCATTGACTTTGCCCAAACCCTGAAGCGATCGCAGAAACTCCGCACCGCCAAACCCTCGGTGACTGCCGGAGGAAGCGATCGCACCGCCCAAGCTGTAGGTCGCATCGTCGGTTCCCTGTGCGTTGTTTCCGTCAAACGGGGAGATGTCACCAGCGGAATGTTAGCCTCTTGGGTTTCCCAAGCCACCTTTAATCCCCCCGGACTGACCATTGCCGTAGCCAAAGACCGGGCAATGGAATCCCTAACTCATAATGGGGATAAATTTGTTTTAAATATCTTGGCCGAAGGTCGGCAATTGCGAAAGCATTTTATGAAACGCTTTGCCCCAGGGGAAGACCGTTTTAGTGGCTTAAACACCACGGAAGCAGCAAATGGTTGTCCCATTTTGATGGACGCTCTGGCGTATTTAGAATGCGTGGTCAAAGACCGCATCGAATGTGGCGATCATTGGGTGATCTATGCGGTGGTTGAAAATGGCAAACTACTCAACGACAACGGCGTAACTGCCGTGCATTATCGCAATACTGGCAGCCATTATTAA
- a CDS encoding CAAD domain-containing protein gives MENPSVAEAENNSQTEAVTEPVSEPSVSDNLVTEVEAATPATPSAVTDVVETFPTPKISRQEAELAESPSGEISDQQEAELAENATPETPKEEEVVTETPTPETLKEEEVESSGFEASASIDEFTASPPSASQDQIKNIGQTIVEVLSNLPGYVTTFFGEYQKPLITIGLIVVALVSIKVLVAVLNVFNTIPLVAPTLELVGIAYSLWFVYRYLLKSSTRQELSDQITAFIEQIAGQNSSNS, from the coding sequence ATGGAAAATCCTTCTGTGGCAGAAGCCGAAAACAACTCCCAGACTGAGGCCGTTACGGAGCCAGTTTCAGAACCCTCGGTCTCAGACAACCTGGTGACTGAGGTTGAGGCAGCAACCCCTGCCACTCCATCAGCGGTTACAGACGTAGTGGAAACATTCCCTACTCCCAAAATATCTAGACAAGAAGCAGAATTGGCCGAAAGCCCTAGCGGAGAAATCTCTGACCAACAGGAAGCAGAATTGGCCGAAAATGCTACCCCGGAAACACCTAAAGAGGAAGAAGTCGTGACTGAAACTCCTACCCCGGAAACACTTAAAGAGGAAGAAGTAGAATCATCTGGCTTTGAAGCATCAGCATCTATCGATGAATTCACCGCTTCCCCACCATCCGCATCTCAAGATCAAATCAAAAATATCGGCCAAACCATCGTCGAGGTTTTATCCAATCTACCTGGTTATGTCACCACCTTTTTTGGTGAATACCAAAAGCCATTAATTACCATTGGTTTAATTGTGGTCGCATTAGTCAGCATCAAAGTTTTGGTGGCTGTACTAAATGTGTTTAACACCATTCCACTGGTAGCCCCAACCCTGGAACTGGTTGGCATAGCCTACTCACTCTGGTTTGTTTACCGTTACTTACTCAAATCATCTACCCGCCAAGAATTATCAGATCAGATAACGGCTTTCATCGAACAAATTGCTGGCCAAAATTCCTCCAACTCCTAA
- a CDS encoding Crp/Fnr family transcriptional regulator → MDTEAFSELFPLFNSANPETLEWLSSVTDEHEYPANRAVLMEDSWGNAVYFVASGWVKVRRLSGDSVVTLAILGRGDFFGEMAILDESPRSTDVIALSPVELLSLSAQRFIQILFKDAQLHHRMLQLMVKRLRQTNLRFQIRNRPPAVKLANTLVNLAENYGQPTEKGTEIYNIPFTDLADVTDIGLEETKKIMQKLLDKGWIKIDESQKAMYLINLKQLTQLAGHV, encoded by the coding sequence ATGGACACCGAAGCTTTTAGTGAGCTATTTCCCCTCTTTAATTCCGCCAATCCAGAAACCTTGGAATGGCTATCGTCTGTCACCGATGAACACGAATATCCAGCCAACCGAGCCGTCTTAATGGAAGATTCCTGGGGCAATGCCGTTTACTTTGTGGCATCGGGCTGGGTGAAAGTTAGACGACTTTCTGGAGATAGTGTGGTGACATTGGCCATTTTAGGTCGAGGTGATTTCTTTGGCGAAATGGCAATTTTAGATGAATCGCCTCGTTCTACGGATGTAATTGCTTTATCTCCTGTGGAGTTACTCAGCCTCTCGGCCCAGAGATTTATTCAGATTTTGTTTAAAGACGCTCAACTTCATCATCGAATGTTGCAGCTAATGGTCAAGCGACTGCGGCAAACAAACTTGCGGTTTCAAATCCGTAACCGTCCCCCAGCGGTTAAGTTGGCTAATACTTTGGTGAATTTAGCTGAAAACTATGGTCAACCCACGGAGAAAGGAACGGAAATTTATAATATTCCTTTCACAGATTTGGCCGATGTCACCGATATCGGTTTGGAAGAAACCAAAAAAATTATGCAAAAGTTACTGGATAAAGGCTGGATCAAAATTGATGAGTCACAAAAGGCTATGTATTTAATTAATCTGAAGCAGTTAACTCAGTTAGCTGGCCACGTTTAA
- a CDS encoding tetratricopeptide repeat protein, with amino-acid sequence MNSEKLERIQNEYKTGRYAFERGQYRQAIKHLETATGLVEKTTRFGGEVQIWLVTAYEASGEGAKAIALCQTLTRHPYIETRKQARRLLAILEAPQLRMHPEWRVEIPDLSKLDESEAKFRQVSEAPKPKRREPKRPPAEPEPVDLSQVNTKDNQFIWVALGASVLILGGLIWFS; translated from the coding sequence ATGAATTCAGAAAAATTAGAGCGAATCCAAAATGAGTACAAGACAGGTCGCTATGCCTTTGAACGCGGTCAGTACCGCCAAGCCATCAAACACCTAGAAACGGCGACTGGTTTGGTGGAAAAAACCACTCGGTTTGGCGGCGAAGTGCAAATATGGTTGGTGACGGCTTATGAAGCATCAGGAGAAGGGGCAAAAGCGATCGCCCTTTGTCAAACACTGACTCGTCATCCTTATATTGAAACCCGCAAACAAGCCCGTCGGTTATTGGCAATTTTAGAAGCACCCCAATTGCGGATGCACCCAGAATGGCGGGTAGAAATTCCCGATTTGAGTAAACTCGATGAAAGTGAGGCCAAATTTCGCCAAGTCAGCGAAGCCCCAAAGCCCAAACGCCGGGAACCCAAGCGCCCGCCTGCGGAACCCGAACCCGTGGATCTGTCCCAAGTGAATACCAAAGATAATCAATTTATTTGGGTCGCCCTTGGTGCCAGTGTGCTGATTTTAGGTGGGTTAATCTGGTTTAGTTAA
- a CDS encoding diflavin flavoprotein has protein sequence MVMLAEKAQPRLTIATEAIAENTQTIRCLDWDRDRFDIEFGLQNGTTYNSFLIRGEKTALVDTSHAKFREQYLAILKGLIDPQEIDYLIISHTEPDHSGLVKDLLELAPQITVVASKVAIQFLEGFIHRSFERIQVKSGDTLDLGNGHVIEFVSAPNLHWPDTILSYDRKTQTLYTCDVFGMHYCSDHTYDENLKAIEADYHFYYECLMAPNARSVLGAIKRMETLGEITTICTGHGPLLRHNLQELVRRYQTWSETQTQGETTVAVFYFSDYGYSDRLSQAIAHGITKTGVAVEMLDLRTADIYEVRELASEAAGIVIGSPPISGVVGADIAEAAIGTIKASVNKKQVFGLFESGGGNDLSIYPLQNDFKELGLKQIFPNIQIKEVPTEATYQQCDEAGTDIGQQVGLKKAIKQMKSLDSELDKALGRISGGLYIITAKKGDLNSAMLASWVSQASFEPLGITIAVAKDRAIEALMQVGDTFVLNVLAEDNYQGLMKHFLKRFAPGADRFAGVKTQPAKNGSPILSEAVAYLECEVATRMDLSDHWIVYATVDDGRVSNPDASPAVHHRKVGNHY, from the coding sequence ATGGTAATGCTTGCCGAGAAGGCCCAACCCAGACTGACGATCGCCACTGAAGCGATCGCCGAGAATACCCAGACTATTCGCTGTCTGGACTGGGATCGCGATCGCTTTGACATTGAATTTGGTCTACAAAATGGCACTACTTACAACTCGTTTTTAATTCGCGGGGAAAAAACTGCCCTGGTTGATACCTCTCATGCCAAGTTCCGCGAGCAATATCTCGCCATATTGAAAGGCTTGATTGACCCCCAGGAGATTGATTATTTAATTATCAGCCACACGGAACCCGACCACAGTGGTTTGGTAAAAGACTTGCTGGAACTGGCCCCACAGATTACCGTGGTGGCGTCTAAAGTGGCGATTCAATTTTTGGAAGGCTTTATTCACAGGTCTTTTGAACGCATCCAAGTAAAAAGCGGCGATACCTTGGATTTAGGCAACGGTCACGTGATTGAATTTGTTTCCGCGCCCAACCTCCATTGGCCGGACACCATTTTGAGCTACGATCGCAAAACCCAAACCCTGTACACTTGTGATGTGTTTGGGATGCACTATTGCTCGGATCATACTTACGATGAAAACCTCAAAGCCATTGAAGCGGACTACCACTTTTACTATGAATGCTTAATGGCTCCCAATGCTCGGTCCGTACTCGGTGCCATCAAACGCATGGAAACTTTGGGTGAAATTACCACCATTTGCACTGGTCACGGGCCACTGTTGCGGCACAATTTACAAGAATTGGTGCGCCGTTACCAAACCTGGAGTGAAACCCAAACCCAAGGGGAAACCACCGTGGCGGTGTTTTACTTCTCTGACTATGGCTATAGCGATCGCCTCTCCCAAGCGATCGCCCACGGTATCACCAAAACCGGGGTGGCGGTGGAAATGCTAGATTTACGGACTGCTGATATCTACGAAGTCCGAGAATTAGCCAGTGAAGCCGCAGGTATCGTCATCGGTTCGCCACCAATTTCCGGGGTGGTTGGTGCAGACATTGCGGAAGCGGCGATCGGCACCATCAAAGCGTCGGTAAATAAAAAGCAAGTCTTTGGTTTGTTTGAATCTGGGGGTGGCAATGACCTATCAATTTATCCCCTGCAAAATGATTTTAAAGAGTTGGGATTGAAACAAATCTTTCCGAATATTCAGATCAAAGAAGTTCCCACGGAAGCCACTTATCAACAGTGTGATGAAGCGGGAACAGATATAGGCCAACAGGTGGGACTGAAGAAAGCAATCAAACAAATGAAGTCCCTCGATAGTGAGTTGGATAAAGCGTTAGGACGCATCAGCGGCGGACTTTATATTATTACCGCCAAAAAAGGCGATTTGAATAGTGCGATGTTGGCTTCTTGGGTATCTCAAGCCAGTTTTGAACCCTTGGGAATTACCATTGCTGTGGCCAAAGACCGGGCGATCGAAGCCCTGATGCAAGTAGGCGATACCTTTGTTCTCAATGTCCTCGCTGAAGATAACTATCAAGGCTTAATGAAGCACTTTTTAAAGCGGTTTGCCCCAGGGGCCGATCGCTTTGCCGGAGTGAAAACCCAACCGGCGAAAAATGGTTCTCCCATTCTTAGTGAAGCGGTGGCTTATCTCGAATGCGAAGTGGCCACACGGATGGATTTAAGCGATCACTGGATTGTCTATGCCACCGTTGACGATGGTCGGGTGAGCAACCCCGATGCTTCTCCAGCGGTTCACCACCGTAAAGTGGGCAATCATTACTAA
- a CDS encoding esterase-like activity of phytase family protein, protein MNYQKNFWAIFILTTVACTQEPLASPKVSPPDREISAISEIVEMSGLEFIGEARLPTGLIYQNTELGGISGITYDANQQKYYAISDDRSQKAAARFYGLKIELSPVRVLPEINVNTLLDESQQPFAPGTLDPEAIALSNQQTLWISSEGDSASSDRYANRNGQIIPWIKEFSLKGEHIKTLPIPEKYIPYAQNTKGVRNNLSLESLTITPNQQWLFTATENALIQDGSPADINQGSPSRILQYNLLTRKPEKEFLYVTEPVADAPNPPESLHTNGLVELLAINETHLLSLERSYSNGVGNTILLFEVSLANASDIQTIDSLSSVDISQIKPAEKRLLLDLRSLNIPLDNIEAMTFGPILPDGRRSLILISDNNFNPLQVTQILAFALSD, encoded by the coding sequence TTGAATTATCAAAAAAATTTTTGGGCTATTTTCATTCTGACCACAGTTGCTTGCACCCAAGAACCATTAGCATCGCCAAAAGTTAGTCCTCCAGACCGGGAAATATCAGCAATTTCAGAAATTGTCGAAATGTCAGGATTAGAATTTATCGGCGAAGCAAGATTGCCCACGGGTTTAATTTATCAAAATACAGAATTAGGCGGAATTTCGGGGATTACTTATGATGCTAATCAGCAAAAATATTATGCGATTTCTGATGATCGCAGTCAAAAAGCTGCTGCTCGGTTTTATGGGCTAAAAATAGAATTATCACCCGTTCGGGTATTGCCAGAAATTAACGTAAATACTTTATTAGATGAATCGCAACAACCCTTTGCCCCTGGTACGCTAGATCCAGAGGCAATTGCTTTAAGTAATCAACAGACTTTATGGATTTCATCGGAGGGCGATTCCGCTTCATCGGATCGCTACGCGAATCGCAATGGACAAATTATCCCCTGGATCAAAGAATTTTCTCTGAAAGGGGAACATATCAAAACTTTACCTATACCCGAAAAATATATCCCATATGCCCAAAATACCAAAGGAGTCCGCAATAATTTATCCTTAGAAAGTTTAACGATTACTCCAAATCAACAATGGTTATTTACCGCCACAGAAAATGCCCTAATCCAAGATGGTTCACCGGCAGATATTAACCAAGGCAGTCCTAGCCGCATCTTACAATATAATTTGCTCACTAGAAAGCCAGAAAAAGAATTTCTTTATGTAACCGAACCTGTCGCCGATGCGCCCAATCCCCCAGAGAGTTTGCACACCAATGGTCTAGTGGAATTATTGGCGATCAATGAAACTCATTTGCTGAGTTTAGAGCGTTCTTATTCTAATGGCGTTGGCAATACCATTTTACTCTTTGAAGTGTCTTTAGCCAATGCCAGCGATATTCAAACAATTGATAGTCTCAGTTCGGTAGATATTAGTCAAATTAAACCGGCGGAAAAACGACTTTTATTAGATTTGCGATCGCTCAATATTCCCCTGGATAACATAGAAGCCATGACCTTTGGCCCAATTCTACCCGATGGGAGGCGATCGCTGATTTTAATTAGCGACAATAACTTTAATCCCCTTCAGGTGACACAAATCTTAGCTTTTGCCCTGAGTGATTAG